ATACGCACTTCTTTCCATGTATGCTATCACGGATTTCTGCATTTGCCTAGCTGGGAAAGAGCCGATAAAATACCCTGCCGAATGGAGATCCAGCAGGGTAGAAAGCTTGTCTTGATGTGGGGGGAGTACGCTGTTTTCCAGTATTATTCCCACTCGATGGATGCCGGGGGCTTGGTAGAGATATCGTAGAGGACGCGGTTGATGCCTTTAACTTCGTTAAGGATCTTGTTGCTGATTTCCCGCAGGAGGCTGTAGGGCAATTCCACCCAGTCGGCGGTCATGGCGTCTTCCGAGACGATGGCACGGAGGTTGGTGGCGAATTCGTAGGAACGCTCGTCGCCTTTGACTCCGACGGTCTTAACGGGGATGAGGCCGGCGTAGGCCTGCCAGATTTTGTCGTACCAGCCATGTTCTTTGAGTTTGCCGATGAAGATGGCGTCACAGTCGCGGATGATGTCGAGACGATCTTTGGAAACGGCTCCCGGGCAACGCACGGCGAGTCCGGGGCCGGGGAAGGGATGTCTCCACAGAATGTCGTGTTCGATGCCGAGGGAGGCGCCGAGGGCACGGACTTCGTCCTTGAAGAGTTCCGCCAGTGGTTCCAGGACCTTGCCTTGGGACTGGAGTTCCAGAATTCGGCCAACGCGATTGTGGTGCGTCTTGATGGTAGAGGCTTTGGACTTGGCGTTGGAAGCGCTTTCGATCACGTCCGGGTAGAGGGTCCCCTGAGCGAGGATTTCGGCATCGCCGACAGCGTCCCAGAAGACGTCAATGAAAAGTTCTCCGATGATTTTACGCTTCTTTTCAGGTTCCGGTACGCCGGCCAGAGCATTGAGGAAGCGTTCCGAGGCATCGACGGTTTCAATTTCGACGCCCATGCGCTTGAAGTTGGCGCGGACTTCGTCAGCTTCGTTTTTACGGAGGAGACCGTTGTCTACGAAGATGGCACGGACATTGACCTGGGCTTCGTGCAGGAGGACGGCGAGGACGGTGCTGTCCACTCCGCCGGAGACGCCGCAGACGACCTGCTTGTCGCCGACGCGTTCCTTGATTTCGCGAACCATCTGGTTTTTGAAGTCGCCGATGTCGAACTTCTGGAGGTTTTTCGCAGTGGCAAGGAAATTGCGCAAGATGGTGTTGCCTTCATGCGAGTGGGTGACTTCCGGGTGGAACTGGATGCCGAAGCAGGTCTCGCCCCATTGCAGGGAGACGGGAATGCCGCTCTGGTTGCGAGCGATGATGCGACAGTCTTCCGAGATGTGGTCGACAGTGTCGGAATGGCTCATCCAGACTTGGGAGGTTGGGGAGACATCCTTGTAGAGGCCTTCGCAGGCACAGGGACAGAGGTCGGCGGGGCCGTACTCGCGCTTGTTGCTGGGTTTGACGGTACCTCCATGCTTGATGTTGAGGAGCTGCATGCCGTAGCACACGCCCAGGATGGGTACGTTGAAGGAGGTCAGCCACGTGTAGTCAAGATCGGGAGCATCGGCATCGGACGTGCTCTTGGGACCTCCGGAGAGAATGATGGCTCCGGGTTCTACGATATGGTCCAGATCTTCCAAGGCATACAGTTTGGCACTGTAGCCGAGTTCGCGTACGCGGCGCACGATGAGCTGGGTATACTGGGAGCCGAAGTCGATGACGGCAACGATGTGTCGATCGTCCATGGATATTGGGGTCGGTGGGGAAGGATTAGCAGCTGTAGTTGATGGGCTCTTCCGTGATCTGGATGTCGTGCGGATGGCTTTCCTTCAAACCGCCGGATGTGATCTGGACGAAACGGGCTTTCTCGCGGAGGTCGGCAAGATTGCGGGCTCCGACGTATCCCATGCCGGAACGGAGCCCGCCCATGAGTTGGAAGGTGACGTCGCCGAGCGTTCCTTTGAACGGAACCCGGGCTTCGACGCCTTCGGCGACGAGTTTGCCGGAGCTGTTTTGACCATAGCGGTCTCCGGAACCGCGGCGCATGGCGCCGATGGAGCCCATGCCGCGGTATTGTTTGAAGTGACGGCCCTGATAATGGACCATTTTGCCCGGGCTTTCTTCCGTTCCAGCCAGGAGACCTCCCAGCATGACGAGGTCGGCGCCGATGGCAAGGGCTTTGACGATGTCTCCCGAGTAGCGAATACCTCCGTCGGCAATGACGGTGACTCCTGCAGGCCGGGCCACGCCGGCTACTTCCTTAATGGCGGTGAATTGGGGCATGCCAACGCCGGAGATGATGCGCGTCGTGCAGATGGAGCCGGGGCCCACGCCTACTTTGATGGCTTGAACACCGGCATTGATAAGATCGGAGGCTCCTTCAGCCGTGACGACATTGCCGGCTATGACGGGTTTGTCGGAAAGTTCGCGCAGTTTACTGACGACTTCCATGACGCGGGTAGTATGACCGGTGGCGGCGTCGATGAAGAGAGCGTCCGCTCCGGCCTCAATCAGGGCTTGGGCACGTTCGTAATATTCAGGGCCTACTCCGACGGCGGCTCCGCAACGCAGGTGGCCGCTGGAGTCCTTGGATGCGTCGCCGAACATGGCGCGTTTCTGGATGTCGGTTTCGGTGATGAGGCCAGCGAGACAGCCGTTGGCATCAATGAGTGGCAGTTTTTCGATGCGGTGCTTGTAGAGGATGCTGCGGGCTTCTTCGATCGTGGTCGTAGGGGCGGCCGTTACCAGCTTGTCGAGGTGGGTCATGACGTCATCGACACGGGTTCCCTCGTAGTTGTCAATGCCGCGCATGTCGCGTCCGGTGATGATACCCTGGAGTTTGTTGTTGGCATCGACGACCGGGAAACCGGAAAATCCGTGTTCGTTCATGATATCTTGCACTTGGGCAAGCGTCATGTCCTTGGAGACCGTGAAGGGCTTGGGAATGACCGCGTTTTCGAAGCGTTTCACGCGGGAGACCATAGCTGCCTGCACATCGATGAGATTGTTGCGATGGATGACTCCAAGGCCGCCTTCCCGGGCGAGGGCGATTGCCAGTTCGGACTCGGTCACTGTGTCCATGGCGGCCGAGAGAACGGGAATCTTCAAATCAAAACCGGGAACAAGCTGGGAGCTGAGATCGGCTTCACCAGGGAGGATGGCGCTCTTGCGGGGCAGCAGGAGCACGTCGTCAAAACTTAAACCAATGTTAAAATCCGCCATGCGCGAATCTAATCTCTTCGGGGTCCAAAATCAAGACGAATTCCGTGCTTTGAATTGGAAAACATGCAAAGATTCCTGTTGCTGACGTAGAAAACGTTTTCCGGGACACCATGGCCATGCTTTGGCGACGGCCATGGTGTGAGGCCGGGTATTTCCCTGCCGGTTTTTATTTGCGGGGAGAGAATTGTTCGGTACGGAGCTCCTTTTTGTCCTTGTCGTAGTGAATGACTTTCATTTTCTGCGGATTGGCCGAGATGATGACGGCTCCTTCATTGTCGTTGACGAGGATGGGGAAGGGGACGTCTTTCTCTTTGCCGCCGGGTACGAAATAGTTTTTGTGGGTGTGGGCCGAGATCATGATGTCTACACCTGCTTTGGCCAGTGTGGGAACGAACATGGAACGGACGAGCTTCTCCGCATAGCCTTCTTCGACAAGGGCAGGAATGTGGATGATGGCAACGCGGTATGGAGCGGTCGTGAATTCACGTGTCCGGACAGCCTGTTTCAGCCATGCCTCCTGCTTCTTGAGGTAGGGGGCGAAATCGGTGACTCCTCCGAGTTCTTTTCTGGTGTCGGCTTTGTCTTCGCCGGCATCCAGCACAACGAAACAGACGGGACCCTGACGGAGCAGGAAGTAATATTCGCTGCCACTGTTGGGAGGGAATACATTGGGAAGATCCAGCGCGTTGCTACCGCGGTTTTCATGATTTCCGCGGACAAAGACGAAGGGAACATCCTTGGCGAAATCTTTGGCAGGATCGACGGCTACTTTGTAGAGCTGATCCTTGCCGCTGAGGTAGGAGACGGTATCCCCGTTTAGAATGCAGAAATCCGTTTTACCGGGTTTGACGTGCTGTCCGAGCAGATTGACGAGGCGTTCGGAATCCCCATGGATATCGTTGATGATGAAAACTTCGCATGTTTTGCTGGAAGGATTTAGAGTACGGAATGTACCGTCTGCCGGTTCTGACGAGGGCGGGATGGGATCTCCCTTTTTACCCCGGTCTCCGGCAAAAACCTTGTATTGGTAGACGGCACCCGGTTTGAGACCGGAGATTTCGACCTGGTGAGCATTGGTTTTGGTGCGCTTGAGGCCGTAGCGGGAATCCATCAGGATAGTCCGGTTCGTCGGTTGATCCTTGTCCCACAGTTCCACCCAGGCGGCTGTAGGTTTTTCCGTTGTCCACATGACGGTGGCACTGTCAGGGGCGATTCTTTGGAGATAGGGGCCATGGACGGTGGGTTCGTATGGTTCATCGGCATGTGCGGCTATCGCTGTGCAGAAAAGAGAGCAGGACAGGAGGGAAAGGGTCAGTTTTTTCATTGTATATCTGTTACTGCAAAATAGATATCGATCTTTCATGCGGGAGGATAAAATCTCAATTGCTCCTATGATTTGATCAAGGATCCCGGAGGAAAAAGAGGCTCGTGGGAAATTATGAGGACGTTTCAGTCCGAGGGGTTGACTTTGTTCAATTTGATTGTTAACAGAGGGTTCGTAACAGGAGAAAAAATATGGTTAATAAGGATATTCCCAGAAAGTTCATGCAGGAGTTCAAGGCTTTTGCTATGAAAGGCAATGTGGTAGATCTTGCGGTGGCCGTTGTGATCGGCGGCGCCTTCGGCAAGATCGTCAATTCCCTTGTTGCGGACATCATCATGCCTCTGGTCGGTTTGTTGACCGGCGGTCTTGATTTGACGAAAGATGTTTGGGTTCTTCGTGCGGCGGAGGACGGTAAGCCGGCTTTGACGCTGGGCTATGGCCTGTTTCTTCAATCCGTGATTGATTTTGTGATTGTGGCGCTGGCTATTTTCATCATGTTGAAGATTTTGATCAAAGCTCGTCTCCAGCAGGAAGCCAAGCCGGCTCCTGCCCCGGTCAAACCTGATGATGTCGTCCTGCTGGAAGAGATCCGCGATATCTTGAAACAGCAGAAATGACTTCTTTATCCACCGACTCCGCACATCGGGAAAAAGCAAGGGCGGCCATTTCATCCGTTTTGTGGTCGCTCTTTTTGACGGGTATCAAGATTTGGGCGGGTCTTGCAACGAACAGTCTCGGTATTCTGTCGGAAGCCTTGCATAGCGGATTGGACTTCTGTGCGGCGGCAATAACGTTCTATGCTGTTCGGATGGCGTCGCGTCCGGCGGACGACGACCATCAGTATGGACATGAAAAGGTGGAGAACCTTTCTGCTCTGGCGGAAACGGTGCTGTTGCTGGTAACGTGCCTATGGATTGTCTGGGAGGCATTGGACCGTCTGATCTTTGGAGCGGGGTCGTTGGAACTGACTTGGTGGGCATTTGCGGTAGTTGCGGTGTCCCTGGCCGTGGACATCAACCGTTCTGCAATGTTGCGCCGTGTGGCGAAGGAGCACAAGAGCCAGGCCTTGGAGGCGGATGCCATGCATTTTACGACGGATATTTATTCGTCGGGAGTCGTCTTGCTGGGATTGGTTTGCGTGGGATTGTCGCGTTTTGTCGACGAGGGAAGTATCTGGCGTACCATGCTGGAGAAGGCGGATGCGGCAGCGGCTCTTTTTGTGGCCGGGATTGTTTGCGTTGTGGCGTGGGGGCTTGGGAAACGTTCGATCCATGCCTTGATGGACGGAGGATCGTCCGAAGTGAATGAGAAGATTTGTTCGGAATTGAGGACCAGTGCTCCCGAGTACCCGCTGTTGAGTCTTCGTTCCCGGGATATAGGTGCTAAAACCTATGTGGAAATGACAATTGGAACACCTCCGGAGTTACATGTGGAGGACGCGCACGAAGTGACGGAACTGATGGAGTCTCTGGTGCGCAAGGTTGTTCCTGATGCGGATGTTTTTATTCATGTGGAACCTTGTAGCATGCCTTTGCATGCATCTCCTGATATGGTGGCTCATGCTCTTGCTTTCCGTTACCATGTCCGGATTCATGGGTTTAGCGAAATCAGGAGGGGAAATGACCTTGTCCTGTTCATGGATGTGGAGATGCCGCCGGATATTTCCCTGAGAGAAGGTTATTCACGTGTCCGGGCATTCCAGGCTGATTTGGAGCAGGAATTGCATGTGACTGAAGTCGTGCTACGCATTGAACCGGACAAACGCGACTGGCCGGGGAAGTCGGACATAGGGAAGCTTTCCGAAGAGGAGGTCAGCCAGGTTGTGGAGAAACTTGGCAAGCAGATTCCCGACATTGTTTCAATTCGTGAAATTCGGTCGGATATCGTTAGCGGAGCCCCTATGATTGCCGTCCATGCGGTTGTTCCGGGCGGCTTGTCCATTTCCAGATGCCATGAGCTGGCTTCCGTTTTTGAAAAACGAATTCATACCGAACTTTCGTTTATGGGCAAGGTGGCTGTTATTCTTGAACCGGAAGAATAATTGCCGCATTTCTTTGTGTACCCGGCTGTTTCAGGCTTCAGGCGTTTGTCCTGTTTTCTGCGCAATGAGGCGAATAGTATTACGGAAGGCTTCGCCGCGTATATCGACGTATTTTCCCGTTGAGCTGCTTGTCTCGGTTTGATCTGCATCGTTAGCGGGATTGTTGGGAAGCCATACCTTGGTTTTCGTCAGATCGAAGTTGGCCAGGTAAGCAGTGTATGCCAGCCGGGCAAGATCCAGTGCAGATTGACCATTCTTGTTTTTAGCATTGAGGTCGGCTCCGGCCTCAATCAGGAATGCGATGGATTTGTCATTGCCGCGCATGGCTGCCAGCATGGCAGGCGTGTAGCCATTCTTCTCCGCAAGATTGATATCCAGGCCCGCTTTGATTAATTGCGAAGTCACGGAGGGCAATCCGCTCCAGGATGCCCAGTGCAGAGCGGTCCATCCGTCATTGTCGCGGGCTTTGGCATCAAGGCCGGAAACGGCGAGAAGTTCGGTCGTGTAATAATGCCGGATCTTGTCCTTGGCGTAGGTAAGTTCCGGGTTGTTATAGTGGGTGTAGGCTGCCCACATGAGAGGAGTGCGTCCGCTGAAATCGGGAGTGTTGGCAAGCTTGGCGGCTTCCCCGTTATGATTTTGGCCGAGGGCCTGCAGGAAAACGGGGTCTTTACCGTCGATCAATTGGCCTTTTTGGATGGTTGAGATGAGAGCCTGGGCATCATTGGTGACGGAAAATGCTTTTTGGATGCCGATGGCGATCCCCATGAGAATGCCACTGAAAAGGAGTAGGATGCAAAGATCCAGGAAAATGATTCCCCAGCGGATCCCGTGTTGCGTGTCGGATTCCTCATTCATGGTATCGGAAGTGGATTGAGAATGGTCGGTCATAGGAAATCAGGCGTCTTGTTGAATGGCTTCGGCTTCGGCAGGGGGCGGAGGCATCGGTTCCAGCTCTTTAGCTGCATCTTCTTCCGGATGGTCGGAGGCGATCGACTTCCTGGTTAGGATAATGGCAATCGGGCTGAGGACGGCCAGAGTCAGGTAAATAAACCACATGAACGAAGGGGATTGCCAGAATCCGATATGGCCGGTGTCCATTTTGGCGGCGATGCCGTCGTAGCAGAGATAGCTGATCAGCAAGCCCCCGATGACACCGTTGATCGGCTTGGCAATGAACATCGGCAAAGCGGCAATCGACATGTAGGAAGCGACTTTGTCTTTAGGGGCGACGCGTGCCACATACTCTGAAAAACGTGGCGAAAACAGCAACTCGCCAAAGGCGAAGATGACGATCTGCGTGATAATGGCAACCAGAAAGGCCTGGGATCGTGTCTCGATGCCCGGAATGATGTAGTACCACTCAATGGGAACGGCCATGAAGACGAGGGAGAAAGCCGAGATCGACATGCCGACGATCATCAGCTTGACTGTTGAGTATCTGTTAATGATCGGAATGAGCAGAATCAAGCCCAGAACGATGATCATCGGGTTGAGTGAATTGACAAAACCCAGTGCAAAGTCGTCATAGATCGTTCGCGAGTAATACTGGGGCATGATCAGGAACTGCAACGTGAAAACGATGCGTACTCCCAGCGTCAGTACGAGGAAGATGATCAACTTGCGGAAGGCGGATTCTTTCCATACTTCGGCGAAGAGCTGGAGCGGCCTGCGCTCCTGATCCTTTTTCTGCATGCGTTCGCTGGGCTCGGCATAGTAATCGTCGTCGAGGAAGCGCGTCAGGATGAAGACGATGATGCACATAACTGTGCCGAAGTTGATGACATAGTAACAGCCGTCGACATCGCCGTAAGCTTTACGGAAGCCGTCCACGATAGCCCAGCCGGACAACCAGGCGGCGATGTTCATGAAAAGATAGTAGAAATTAAAACCTGTTGGCCGGACTTTGATCGTTGTAAAACGCCGGATGGATGTCTGGATAACGGGACTCATGAAGGCTGTACCGAAGGACATGATGAAAATGCCGACCATGACGATAGGTCTGGAGTCTTCTATTTTCAAGTGCATGATATCTGTGGCGAAGTTCGTCCCGAGTCCCAGGAAAATTCGCCCGATTAGTAGCAAAACCAATCCGATGGTATAACTTTTCTTGATGCCGATAATATCGCAAATCGTTCCTACGGCAAAAACCAGCGCCGAAATGAAAAGGGTATAAAGACCGACCCACAGGGTGGAGGAGGCATCGTCAAATCCACAATACTTGTTCAGAAAGAGCGTGAAGATCGTGATCATGGAAAAGTATGCCAACCCGTCGAAAAACTGGATGAGGTTGGTAATCCAGAAATTACTGGATGCTTCTTTGAGAACCTTGAATTCGGAGAAGTATTTGACGATGGCGTTTTGATGGTCGTTGCTCATGTAGGCAAAGGGGCAAGGCTTAATGATCGGTTTTTCCCCGAGCGATTGCTGCGAGGCGGAAAGACGGAGGAGAAGTAGAAAAAGAAATGGGCACAGTCGCCTGTCTGATGGGAAGACCAAGCATGATGGGACAGTGTGCGTTCATTGATCAAAGAGATATAAAAAAGAATTTTTCCGGTTCTGAAAGTGGGGTAGTTCCCGGGCAGATTCAAGCATTTTCTTCCCGAAAGAACGAAGAAAGGAATCCGGGAATTCAGGAAAAAGACAATATAACTTATTGGAATTTAGTGATTATATATAATTGATCTTCCGCTCTCCAGCATTCAGTCGGGCTGGGAATCACCTCTATTTTTTAAACAAACGTTCAATAAATGGATGGATTGTTTCAGCCATGAGGCGCTGGCCTTTGGTATCAGGGTGAAGGGGGCCTGCTTTTTGTCCGTTGATGACGACGACATGGGGATCGTAGAACAACTCTGATCGGAGGGAGCCGTCCGGGTTGAGGAAAACGTGGCGGATGTCCAGGAAAGTAACCTCGGAGCGGTCGGAATAGAAGCGTGCCAACCGGTCGTTGACTTTCATATCGATCTGGAATTTTTTAACGGGTTCGGCTGCTGCGGGGACATGCCAGTGATGGATGTTGCTGGGCAGGATACCGATCAGAAGAATGTGTGATTCCGGGAGTTTAGCCCGGACTTTATCGACGACCCGGCGGATGCCTCGGAAAGTTTCCTCCTCCGAGATTCCCTGGCCCGTATCGTTGGTTCCGATCATGATTTGAACAACTTTCGGGGAGATGTGGTCCAGGATGCCCTGATTGCCGATGCGTGCAAGAACATCATCGGTTGTATTGCCGCTGACTCCGAGGTTAACGGCATTGTACGGGGTGTAAAATTCTTTCCAGATAGGAAGGAAGTCCTGATAGGGAGGTTGGGCTTTGTGATAGTTGTCCGTGATGGAATCGCCGATGGCGGCCAGTTGGATTTGCTCGGGGGCTATGCCGTCGATCGTTTCGGGTCGTGGAACCTTTCCGCCTTTGTAGGATGAGTCGATGCGAGAGAGTGTGCCGGCTATTTCTTCTCCGAGAATTCCATATCCCGTTGGTTTCAAGTGAACACCGTCTGATGTGCAAGTATTGCGGATGATACCGGGTTCATTGCTTTGGAGGGCCAGTCCCGGATTTGCGAAAAAGATTGTTTTGTTGTCGGCGAGGCTGGCGAGACGCTTGTTCGTATCGGCGATGACCGGGCCGAGTTCTTTTTCCCGGCGGGGGAGGATTCCCAGAATGAGAATTTTCGAAGCCGGCGTTTTTTGACGGATGAGTGAGACGAGGGCTTTCGTATTGTCGGCACATGCTTGGGCTGAATCTTTACGATGCCCGAGATTGTTGGTTCCTATCATTAGAATAACGACGCGAGGGGAAATACCGTCCAGTTCTCCCTGTTCGACGCGGTAGTAGGCGTTGTCGACATAGTCGAATCCGAACCCCATGTTGGTGACGGTATGCGGTCCAAACAATCTTGCCCATGAGGCTTGCCCATATTGGCCGAACCGGTCTGCCGGTTCCCCTCCCCAGTGGTGGGTGATGGAATCTCCGATAATAACATATTCCGGTTTGACGGACTGATGGCGCAGTTTAATCGCTTCATGCCGATCTGTCCATGTATAGGAAGTCTTGTCTCTGTCCTGTGATTCAGGTTTTAGTGTAGACGGGACGGCTTCCGTTAGATGCGTCAGGCATGGCGCTAGGACAAGCATGGCAAGAAGGAGGAAATGTTTCATCATGATGGAGGTCTTTTTTAAAGTACTAAAAATACTAATGTTCCTCGTCCGCCAAATCAAGTCCTTGTCGATAGTCTTCGTACTGGATCATGGCGATTGTTGGGCTGGATTTCAAATCATCAGGCATTTTAAAACAGTTTGGGGCGACCCCTCGTTGTGTGGAGGAGCCGCCCCGCTGTGTTTCTCTTTTATTGCGTCTTCTGTTCCTATCAGAAGTTGTACCGGTAGCCTATGCTCCCGTTGGCCGAGGTCATCCGGCTCCGCAGGTCCGCGTTGGCTTCCACAAAGATCGTGCCCTGGTCCCCGGTCGGGATGCTCAGTCCCGCACCGAATTGCAGGCCCGTCGTCCCCGCCTTGCTCCCCTTCACTCCACGGCTGAAGCCGGGCACGCCCACGAAGCCCACCTGCGCTTCGTTCCGCGTGTCTCCGAAGTCCTGCGACACCTGCGCCCGCACTTCCGCCAGGGATTCGCGACCGAACAGGTTGCCTCCCGTCAGGCCCATCCAGCGCACTCCCGCCGAGACGGTGCCCGTCGTGGCGTCCATGCCGCCGGCGCGGAGTCCCGCGCTGCCCGCACCCTCTTCCGTGTAGTCGTCCACGCTGCTCTTGAGGATGGAGACGTTGACGAGGGGCTGGAGGATCGCGCTGTTCTCTTCGTTGAGACTGATGTCGTAGGTGCCTTCGTACATCGCTCCCCACACCTGCCCCCCGGGCGTGCCGTGGCCGGTGTAGCTGCCCGAGCCGCAGGGGACGGTGCGGTCGATGTCGCTCTGGCTCCACCCCGCCGTCAGGATGACGTTGTGCCCCCACTTGCCGCTCTGGTAGCGACCGAAGAGGTTCACGTAGTAGACTTCCATGTCTCCGCTGAGGGAGTCGGCCGCCGTCGAGGTGAGTTTCCCGTAGCTCGCCGTCATGGCGAGCCCCGCGGTGAATTTGCTGCTGAGGTTGGCGTCGACCCCGAAGGTGCCTCCCCAGGTGTTGTACTGGTAGCCCGCTTCGTCCCCGTCGGTGTTGAGGCGGTTGTAGGTGCCGGTGGCCTGCAGCCAGGTGTTCCACAGGGGGAGGTCTCCTTCGTAGCTGTACCCGTCGGGCAGCCCCATGGTGGTCATCCGGTTGCGCACCAGGGTCTGCTGGTAGCGGTAGTCGGCCTGCAGCGAGCCCAGGAGGCTCGTTACCGTGCTGCCCGCGGCGGCGGCCATGGTGCGGCTGGCTCCGGCACGGTCGTGGGCCTTGATGGAGGCGTCCACGGCGTTGAGGAGGGCGGCGAGGGTGCTGTCCCTGTCGGTGGTCTGCGGGTTGACGGTGACCAGGGCGTTGTCCATGAGGGCTCCGCCGCTGCGGGCCGTCTCGCTCTGCGCCTGGTGGACGTAGAAGCCGTTGCGGTTGGCGGCGGTGGTGAGGATCATGGTGCCCTCGACGGTTTCGACGCGGGACTGCGACGGGTCGAAGTATTTGCCGAAGAGTTCGTCGAAGACGAGGTTGATGCCTCCCTGCTGGCTGACTTTGGAGGCCAGGGCGATTTGCAGGGGCATGGTGCCGTGGATGACTTCCTGGCCGTCTCCGGCCGCGAGGCGGACGGTGGCTCCCTCGGCGATGTCGAGGGTTTCCCTGCCTCCGGTGGTGACGAGGGGGCTCGTGGAGGAGAGGCTGCCGGAGGCTTCGGTGTTGAGGATGAAGCCGAGGGTGGAGTCTCCGCTGACGGTGCCTCCCCGGCGCAGGGTGAGGGTGTTGTTGGTCCCGTCCCCGTTGCCAGCGATGAGGGTGGCCGTGGAGCCGCCCGTGAGGGTGAGGCCGGAGTAGGTGGCGTCCCCGGAGGTGTAGTCGAGGGTGAGGGAGCCCCCTCCGGAGGCGGCGAGGGCGGCCGCCTTGCTGCCGGTGCCCGCGAGGGTGAGGGAGGCGTCCCTGCCGGAGGCGGCGAGGGTGCCGCCGAAGTCGGCGAGGGTGCCGGCGTAGGAGGCTTTCCCGGTGAGGGTGAGGTTTCCTTCTCCGGCGAGGGTGCCCAGGCCGTTCCAGGCGGTGAGGGTGGCGGAGGTGTCCGGGGTGTCGAGGATGAGGCGGGTGGATTCCCCGGTGACCAGGGCGATGCCGTCGAGGGCTCCCGCGGCGGTGAGGGTGGTGGTGCCCGCCCCGAGTTCGAGGGTGCCCGATCCCGCCGCGCCGCCGAGGGCCTTGACGGTGCCGGCGATGGCGGCGCCGGAGGCGAGTTTCAGGGTGGAGTCTCCGCCCAGGAGGATGGAGCCGGAGGCTTCGTCCAGGGTGCCTGCTTCGAGGACGGACTTGGAGCCGGTGAGGGCGAGGGTGCCGTCCCGGCCGACAGCAAGGGTGCCGACGGCGGCCGAGGCTCCCTGTCCGGAGAGGGTGAAGGTGGCGGCTTGCGCGTCTCCGTCGCCGACGGTGAGGGAGGCGATGGAGTGGGCGGCTCCGACACGGGTCAGGGCGATGCCGCCTTCTTCGACGGTGAGGCTGCCGCCGAGGGTGGCGGTGCCCCCGATGGTGAGGGTGGCTTCCCCGGTCTTGGAGAGGGCGGTGTGTTCCCCGGCGGTGAGGTTGCCGGCGAGGACGGAGTCGACGAGTTCCCCGTCCTTGTCACGGTCGTTGTAGAAGCGGACGCGGGCGGTGCCCGTC
This is a stretch of genomic DNA from Akkermansia sp. N21116. It encodes these proteins:
- a CDS encoding MFS transporter; its protein translation is MSNDHQNAIVKYFSEFKVLKEASSNFWITNLIQFFDGLAYFSMITIFTLFLNKYCGFDDASSTLWVGLYTLFISALVFAVGTICDIIGIKKSYTIGLVLLLIGRIFLGLGTNFATDIMHLKIEDSRPIVMVGIFIMSFGTAFMSPVIQTSIRRFTTIKVRPTGFNFYYLFMNIAAWLSGWAIVDGFRKAYGDVDGCYYVINFGTVMCIIVFILTRFLDDDYYAEPSERMQKKDQERRPLQLFAEVWKESAFRKLIIFLVLTLGVRIVFTLQFLIMPQYYSRTIYDDFALGFVNSLNPMIIVLGLILLIPIINRYSTVKLMIVGMSISAFSLVFMAVPIEWYYIIPGIETRSQAFLVAIITQIVIFAFGELLFSPRFSEYVARVAPKDKVASYMSIAALPMFIAKPINGVIGGLLISYLCYDGIAAKMDTGHIGFWQSPSFMWFIYLTLAVLSPIAIILTRKSIASDHPEEDAAKELEPMPPPPAEAEAIQQDA
- a CDS encoding GDSL-type esterase/lipase family protein translates to MMKHFLLLAMLVLAPCLTHLTEAVPSTLKPESQDRDKTSYTWTDRHEAIKLRHQSVKPEYVIIGDSITHHWGGEPADRFGQYGQASWARLFGPHTVTNMGFGFDYVDNAYYRVEQGELDGISPRVVILMIGTNNLGHRKDSAQACADNTKALVSLIRQKTPASKILILGILPRREKELGPVIADTNKRLASLADNKTIFFANPGLALQSNEPGIIRNTCTSDGVHLKPTGYGILGEEIAGTLSRIDSSYKGGKVPRPETIDGIAPEQIQLAAIGDSITDNYHKAQPPYQDFLPIWKEFYTPYNAVNLGVSGNTTDDVLARIGNQGILDHISPKVVQIMIGTNDTGQGISEEETFRGIRRVVDKVRAKLPESHILLIGILPSNIHHWHVPAAAEPVKKFQIDMKVNDRLARFYSDRSEVTFLDIRHVFLNPDGSLRSELFYDPHVVVINGQKAGPLHPDTKGQRLMAETIHPFIERLFKK